The following are encoded together in the Mastacembelus armatus chromosome 6, fMasArm1.2, whole genome shotgun sequence genome:
- the LOC113132687 gene encoding NLR family CARD domain-containing protein 3-like, producing MDQCMDREDGVHPSKPSQDRAHESQTEAQRIQQQRPDSPAPSCVSFKSDKSIDYIIEFSGGTAPADQIEDQESSEVPSAQSAQHHPTHPDSIFMMLENHVVTFVKNELKKMQKVLTSGYLESQRKVEEVLDGQDEEQRRSSREAFLKITLNFLRGMKQDELADFLQSKSPAMCQRQLQSNLQKKFQCVFEGVAKAGNPTRLNQIYTELYITEGGAAEVNEEHEVRQIDPASRKQDRPEITIRHEDIFKALPGRVGPIRTVMTKGVAGIGKTVLTQKFTLDWAEDKTNQEIQFTFPFTFRELNVLKEKKFSLVELIHHFFTETKGICRFEDFNVVFIFDGLDECRLLLDFHNRDILTDATESTSVDVLLTNLIRGKLLPSARLWITTRPAAANQVPSECVDMVTEVRGFTEPQKEQYFRKRFSDKDQASTIISHIKTSRSLHIMCHIPVFCWITAMVMEDLFETSESGQLPKTLTEMYIHFLVVQTKLKNIKYDQGTGTDPHWNLKNREMVESLGKLAFEQLQKGNVIFYESDLTECGIDVKAASVYSGVFTQIFKEEKGLYQDQVFCFVHLSVQEFLSALHVHLTFINSGVNLLSEEQTTFQTSENRRDQSAEKLFYQSAVDKALHSPNGHLDLFLRFLLGLSLQTNQTLLHGLLTQTRSDNETNQETVQYIKTKFSENLSPERSVNLFHCLNELKDRSLVEEIQQFLRSGKRSKEELSPAQLSALVFILLSSEQDLDVFDLKKYSASEDALLRLLPVVSLSKKALLSGCNLSERSCKALASVLSSQFSTLRELDLSNNDLKDSGMKLVSDGLRSSHCKLKSLRLSGCLVTEEGCASLASALTSNPSHLRELDLSYNHLGESVMKLPSARPNDSQWRLDIISLEPGGVQWLTPGLKKYFCELTIDTNTVNRNIKLSDNNRRVTWMEEDQLYPDHPDRFEHWSQLLCSNGLTGRCYWEVEWNGVVHISVSYRGISRRGNSDDCEFGYNDQSWSVRCSDSGYFALHNNEHRFACPSSSSSGRVGVYLDWPAGTLSFYMVSCDTVIHIHTFKTKFKEPLHPGFSAWFPGTSVCLCSE from the exons ATGGATCAGTGTATGGACAGAGAGGATGGAGTACATCCCTCTAAACCCAGTCAGGATAGAGCGCATGAGAGCCAGACCGAAGCTCAGAG gatccagcagcagagaccGGACTCTCCTGCACCCAGCTGTGTGTCCTTCAAGAGTGACAAGTCGATAGACTATATAATTGAGTTTAGCGGAGGAACTGCACCTGCTGATCAGAT AGAGGACCAGGAGAGCTCAGAGGTTCCCAGTGCTCAGTCTGCCCAGCACCATCCAACACACCCGGACTCCATATTTATG ATGCTGGAGAACCACGTTGTGACTTTTGTGAAAAACgagctgaagaagatgcagaaggtTCTGACTTCAGGTTACCTAGAGAGTCAGAGGAAGGTTGAGGAGGTGTTGGACGgtcaggatgaagagcagaggaggagcagcagagaagcatttcTGAAGATCACACTGAACTTCCTGAGGGGAATGAAGCAGGACGAGCTGGCTGACTTTCTGCAGAGCA AATCTCCTGCAATGTGTCAACGTCAACTCCAGTCCAACCTGCAGAAGaagttccagtgtgtgtttgagggggtTGCTAAAGCAGGAAACCCAACCCGTCTGAACCAGATCTACacagagctctacatcacagagggaggggctgcagaggtcaatgaggaacatgaggtcAGACAAATTGATCCGGCATCCAGAAAACAAGATAGACCAGAAATAACCATCAGACATGAAGATATCTTTAAAGCCTTACCTGGAAGAGTTGGACCAAtcagaacagtgatgacaaagggaGTGGCTGGCATTGGGAAAACAGTCTTAACACAGAAGTTCactctggactgggctgaagacaaAACGAACCAGGAGATCCAGTTcacatttcccttcactttcagagagctgaatgtgctgaaagaaaaaaagtttagctTGGTGGAACTGATTCATCATTTCTTTACTGAAACCAAAGGAATCTGCAGGTTTGAAGATTTCAACGTTGTCTTTATCTTTGACGGTCTGGATGAGTGTCGCCTTCTTCTGGACTTCCACAACAGAGACATCCTGACTGATGCTACAGAGTCTACTTCtgtggatgtgctgctgacaaacctcatcagggggaaactgcttccctccgctcgcctctggataaccacacGACCTGCAGCAGCAAATCAGGTCCCTTCTGAGTGTGTTGACatggtgacagaggtcagagggttcaccGAACCACAGAAGGAgcagtacttcaggaagaggttctcAGATAAGGATCAGGCCAGTACAATCATCTCCCACATCAAGAcctcacgaagcctccacatcatgtgccacatcccggttttctgctggatcactgctatGGTTATGGAGGATCTGTTTGAAACCAGTGAGAGCGGacagctgcccaagaccctgactgagatgtacaTCCACTTCCTGGTGGTTCAGACCAAACTGAAGAACATCAAATATGATCAAGGGACTGGGACAGATCCACACTGGAATCTAAAGAACAGGGAGATGGTTGAGTCTCTGGGAAAACTGgcttttgagcagctgcagaaaggcaaCGTGATCTTCTATGAATCTGACCTGACAGAGTGTGGCATCGATGTCAAAGcagcctcagtgtactcaggagtgtttacacagatctttaaagaggagaAAGGACTGTACCAGGACCAGGTGTTCTGCTTCGtccatctgagtgttcaggagtttctgtcTGCTCTTCATGTCCATCTGACCTTCATCAACTCTGGAGTCaatctgctgtcagaggaaCAAACAACCTTCCAGACATCTGAAAACAGAAGAGACCAATCAGCAGAGAAACTCTTCTATCAGAGTGCTGTGGACAAGGCcttacacagtccaaatggacacctggacctgtttcTGCGTTTCCTCCTGGGTCTTTCACTCCAGACCAATCAGACTCTCCTACACGGCCTGCTGACACAGACAAGAAGTGACAATGAGACCAATCAAGAAACGGTCCAGTACATCAAAACCAAGTTCAGTGAGAAtctgtctccagagagaagCGTCAACTTGTTCCActgtctgaatgaactgaaggatCGTTCTCTAGTGGAAGAGATCCAACAGTTCCTGAGGTCAGGGAAACGCTCCAAAGAAGAACTGTCTCCTGCCCAGTTGTCagctctggtcttcatcttACTGTCATCAGAACAAGACCTGGATGTGTTCGACCTGAAGAAATACTCTGCTTCAGAGGATGCTCTTCTGAGGTTGCTGCCAGTGGTCAGTCTCTCCAAGAAAGCTCT GCTGAGTGGCTGtaacctgtcagagagaagctgcaaaGCTCTGGCCTCAGTTCTCAGCTCCCAGTTCTCcactctgagagagctggacctgagtaacaATGACCTGAAGGACTCAGGAATGAAGCTGGTCTCTGATGGACTCAGAAGTTCACACTGTAAACTGAAGTCTCTCAG gctGTCAGGCTGTCTGGTCACAGAGGAAGGCTGTGCCTCTCTTGCCTCAGCTCTGAcctccaacccctcccatctgagagagctggacctaAGCTACAACCATCTAGGAGAATCCGTCATGAAGCTCCCCTCCGCTAGACCAAATGATTCACAGTGGAGACTGGACATTATCAG TTTGGAGCCTGGTGGAGTCCAATGGTTGACACCAGGTCTGAagaagt ATTTCTGTGAACTCACAatcgacacaaacacagtgaacagaaaCATCAAACTGTCTGACAACAACAGGAGGGTGACTTGGATGGAGGAAGATCAGTTGTATCCTGATCATCCAGACAGATTTGAGCACTGGTCTCAGCTGCTGTGTAGTAACGGCCTGACTGGTCGTTGTTACTGGGAGGTAGAGTGGAATGGAGTAGTTCATATATCAGTGAGTTACAGAGGAATCAGTAGGAGAGGAAACAGTGACGACTGTGAGTTTGGATACAATGATCAGTCCTGGAGTGTGAGATGCTCCGACAGTGGTTATTTTGCCTTGCACAATAATGAACACAGATTTGCCTGcccttcctcctcatcctctggtAGAGTAGGAGTGTACCTGGACTGGCCTGCTGgcactctgtccttctacaTGGTCTCCTGTGACACAGTGATTCACATCCACACCTTCAAGACCAAATTCAAGGAGCCTCTTCATCCTGGGTTTTCAGCCTGGTTTCCTGGAacctcagtgtgtctgtgttcagagTAA
- the LOC113133267 gene encoding C-C motif chemokine 3-like isoform X2, which produces MKTLCFTLVLLLLSACCCDAQPAAVQIATSPGSCCFRFFDQLIPQKFVARITQTHHSCVKKAFIVQTIRGRQICYSQAFQWAQNVYDSFHSAAGSGQQN; this is translated from the exons ATGAAGACTCTTTGCTTCactctggtcctgctgctgctctctgcctgctgctgcGATGCCCAGC ctgcagcagtgcagATCGCCACATCACCTGGAAGCTGCTGCTTCAGGTTTTTTGATCAACTTATACCACAAAAGTTTGTGGCCAGGATAACCCAGACCCACCACTCCTGTGTCAAGAAGGCGTTCAT agTCCAGACTATTAGAGGTAGACAGATCTGCTACAGTCAGGCTTTCCAGTGGGCTCAGAATGTCTACGATAGCTTCCACAGTGCTGCGGGCAGTGGTCAACAGAACTGA
- the LOC113133267 gene encoding C-C motif chemokine 3-like isoform X1: MERVMSRTFRGFKSHSGLRRQHHHLHNFTDSIMKTLCFTLVLLLLSACCCDAQPAAVQIATSPGSCCFRFFDQLIPQKFVARITQTHHSCVKKAFIVQTIRGRQICYSQAFQWAQNVYDSFHSAAGSGQQN; encoded by the exons ATGGAAAGGGTGATGTCACGTACATTTCGTGGATTTAAATCCCATTCAGGGCTGAGGAGGCAACACCATCATCTTCACAATTTCACTGACAGCATCATGAAGACTCTTTGCTTCactctggtcctgctgctgctctctgcctgctgctgcGATGCCCAGC ctgcagcagtgcagATCGCCACATCACCTGGAAGCTGCTGCTTCAGGTTTTTTGATCAACTTATACCACAAAAGTTTGTGGCCAGGATAACCCAGACCCACCACTCCTGTGTCAAGAAGGCGTTCAT agTCCAGACTATTAGAGGTAGACAGATCTGCTACAGTCAGGCTTTCCAGTGGGCTCAGAATGTCTACGATAGCTTCCACAGTGCTGCGGGCAGTGGTCAACAGAACTGA
- the znf276 gene encoding zinc finger protein 276 isoform X2 — protein MKKKNRRPSRQSSRTQAAVSVSEELKTSGNRERPWKTAPVTAGAFHHDRAATEKTTPLDSSVTTADGTQKQTKSSGRLSTAICRLCHGKFSPRSLRHAFNKWSQDSISIVDDKSDATTQSPLLFHTDFQRLVGVQLNRDPRLSEFVCKKCHDKFYKCHSILIRFLQRVNLPPVGKNNLKVQKNAKSQDSSANHGSTTPPSFTSDPKCLHSLVSWAHHHGEACRSCPDLKEVLEGQCWGSVKAVWSCVDGHRYIMDAQCATTTNQGYTMSFSSEALGSGSCDGVMSDEEEEEEEDEEEQSSENGRAPVKSLSTLSQHSPPAVTAQTQSSALADWTSNTEGHEEEFSPAPALLEDRTADSDLSDRVISENEYEESRKGVLSDDELFEPYSDKRPRRVTLSSKRRQSLKAPEEPKVKKKPGPKPGWKNKFKPKGEELPNIYKCPYQGCTAVYRAPDGLKKHIKEHHEEVRERPCPHPGCNKVFMIDRYLQRHVKLIHTEERNYICDQCGQTFKQRKHLSVHQMRHSGAKPLQCEVCGFQCRQRASLKYHMTKHKAEADLEFACLMCGKRFEKAHNLNVHMSMVHPLTQAEVQRGNSQQQQPYSDLHTITLTGEVIQQDQDR, from the exons atgaagaagaaaaacagacgTCCTTCACGGCAGAGCAGCAGGACACAAGCAGCAGTGAGTGTCAGTGAGGAGTTGAAGACATctggaaacagagagagacctTGGAAGACTGCCCCTGTTACCGCAGGGGCTTTCCACCATGATCGTGCTGCAACAGAGAAGACTACTCCCTTAGACTCGAGTGTGACAACTGCTGAtggcacacagaaacaaacaaaatcttcAG GCAGACTATCCACCGCTATCTGTCGCCTCTGTCATGGGAAGTTCTCCCCGCGCAGCCTGCGGCACGCTTTCAATAAGTGGTCTCAGGATTCAATCAGTATTGTTGATGACAAGTCAGATGCCACGACCCAGTCACCCCTCTTATTCCATACAGACTTTCAGCGACTGGTTGGAGTCCAGTTGAACCGGGACCCCCGGTTATCAGAGTTTGTCTGTAAAAAATGCCATGACAAGTTCTATAAGTGCCACAGCATCCTGATCAGGTTTTTGCAAAGAGTCAACCTCCCGCCAGTTGGAAAAAACAACCTCAAAGTCCA gaaGAATGCAAAGAGTCAAGATTCATCAGCAAATCATGGCTcaacaa cACCACCATCTTTTACCTCAGACCCTAAGTGCCTCCATAGCCTGGTGTCCTGGGCTCATCACCATGGAGAGGCCTGCCGCTCCTGCCCAGACCTGAAGGAGGTACTGGAGGGCCAGTGCTGGGGCTCTGTCAAAGCTGTGTGGAGCTGTGTTGACGGTCACAGATACATCATGGATGCTCAGTGCGCCACCACTACCAACCAAGGGTACACAATGAGCTTTAGTAGTGAAGCATTAGGGAGTGGCAGCTGTGATGGAGTGATgtcagatgaggaggaggaggaggaggaagatgaagaagagcAGTCCAGTGAGAATGGAAGGGCCCCAGTTAAAAGTTTAAGCACTCTGAGTCAACACAGTCCACCTGCAGTCACAGCACAGACTCAGAGCTCAGCACTGGCAGACTGGACCAGCAACACTGAAG GTCACGAGGAAGAGTTTTCTCCTGCTCCTGCCCTGCTGGAGGACAGAACAGCTGACAGTGATCTGTCTGACAG GGTCATCTCTGAGAACGAATACGAGGAGAGTAGAAAAGGAGTGTTATCAGATGATGAGTTGTTTGAACCATACTCCGACAAGAG ACCCCGCAGAGTGACCCTCTCCAGTAAGAGAAGACAAAGTCTAAAGGCACCAGAGGAGCCCAAAGTCAAAAAAAAACCTGGACCCAAACCTGGTTGGAAGAACAAGTTCAAACCTAAAGG agagGAGCTTCCCAACATCTATAAGTGTCCATATCAGGGTTGTACGGCCGTCTACCGAGCTCCTGATGGTCTGAAG AAGCACATCAAAGAGCATCATGAGGAGGTGAGAGAGCGACCCTGCCCTCATCCTGGCTGCAACAAGGTTTTCATGATCGACCGCTACCTGCAGCGACATGTCAAACTCATCCACACAG AGGAGAGAAACTACATTTGTGATCAGTGTGGTCAGACCTTCAAACAGAGGAAACACCTTTCAGTTCACCAGATGAGGCATTCAGGGGCCAAGCCACTCCA GTGTGAGGTATGTGGCTTCCAGTGTCGCCAGCGAGCGTCGCTGAAATACCACATGACCAAACACAAGGCAGAGGCCGACCTGGAGTTTGCATGCCTGATGTGTGGGAAGCGCTTTGAGAAGGCCCACAATTTGAACGTGCACATGTCCATGGTACACCCACTGACTCAGGCCGAGGTGCAAAGAGGcaacagccagcagcagcagccgtaCTCTGACCTGCACACCATCACACTGACTGGAGAGGTCATTCAGCAGGACCAGGATAGATAA
- the znf276 gene encoding zinc finger protein 276 isoform X3, with product MKKKNRRPSRQSSRTQAAVSVSEELKTSGNRERPWKTAPVTAGAFHHDRAATEKTTPLDSSVTTADGTQKQTKSSGRLSTAICRLCHGKFSPRSLRHAFNKWSQDSISIVDDKSDATTQSPLLFHTDFQRLVGVQLNRDPRLSEFVCKKCHDKFYKCHSILIRFLQRVNLPPVGKNNLKVQKNAKSQDSSANHGSTTPPSFTSDPKCLHSLVSWAHHHGEACRSCPDLKEVLEGQCWGSVKAVWSCVDGHRYIMDAQCATTTNQGYTMSFSSEALGSGSCDGVMSDEEEEEEEDEEEQSSENGRAPVKSLSTLSQHSPPAVTAQTQSSALADWTSNTEGHEEEFSPAPALLEDRTADSDLSDRPRRVTLSSKRRQSLKAPEEPKVKKKPGPKPGWKNKFKPKGEELPNIYKCPYQGCTAVYRAPDGLKVRLGVDRFTVILKLVLTEKHIKEHHEEVRERPCPHPGCNKVFMIDRYLQRHVKLIHTEERNYICDQCGQTFKQRKHLSVHQMRHSGAKPLQCEVCGFQCRQRASLKYHMTKHKAEADLEFACLMCGKRFEKAHNLNVHMSMVHPLTQAEVQRGNSQQQQPYSDLHTITLTGEVIQQDQDR from the exons atgaagaagaaaaacagacgTCCTTCACGGCAGAGCAGCAGGACACAAGCAGCAGTGAGTGTCAGTGAGGAGTTGAAGACATctggaaacagagagagacctTGGAAGACTGCCCCTGTTACCGCAGGGGCTTTCCACCATGATCGTGCTGCAACAGAGAAGACTACTCCCTTAGACTCGAGTGTGACAACTGCTGAtggcacacagaaacaaacaaaatcttcAG GCAGACTATCCACCGCTATCTGTCGCCTCTGTCATGGGAAGTTCTCCCCGCGCAGCCTGCGGCACGCTTTCAATAAGTGGTCTCAGGATTCAATCAGTATTGTTGATGACAAGTCAGATGCCACGACCCAGTCACCCCTCTTATTCCATACAGACTTTCAGCGACTGGTTGGAGTCCAGTTGAACCGGGACCCCCGGTTATCAGAGTTTGTCTGTAAAAAATGCCATGACAAGTTCTATAAGTGCCACAGCATCCTGATCAGGTTTTTGCAAAGAGTCAACCTCCCGCCAGTTGGAAAAAACAACCTCAAAGTCCA gaaGAATGCAAAGAGTCAAGATTCATCAGCAAATCATGGCTcaacaa cACCACCATCTTTTACCTCAGACCCTAAGTGCCTCCATAGCCTGGTGTCCTGGGCTCATCACCATGGAGAGGCCTGCCGCTCCTGCCCAGACCTGAAGGAGGTACTGGAGGGCCAGTGCTGGGGCTCTGTCAAAGCTGTGTGGAGCTGTGTTGACGGTCACAGATACATCATGGATGCTCAGTGCGCCACCACTACCAACCAAGGGTACACAATGAGCTTTAGTAGTGAAGCATTAGGGAGTGGCAGCTGTGATGGAGTGATgtcagatgaggaggaggaggaggaggaagatgaagaagagcAGTCCAGTGAGAATGGAAGGGCCCCAGTTAAAAGTTTAAGCACTCTGAGTCAACACAGTCCACCTGCAGTCACAGCACAGACTCAGAGCTCAGCACTGGCAGACTGGACCAGCAACACTGAAG GTCACGAGGAAGAGTTTTCTCCTGCTCCTGCCCTGCTGGAGGACAGAACAGCTGACAGTGATCTGTCTGACAG ACCCCGCAGAGTGACCCTCTCCAGTAAGAGAAGACAAAGTCTAAAGGCACCAGAGGAGCCCAAAGTCAAAAAAAAACCTGGACCCAAACCTGGTTGGAAGAACAAGTTCAAACCTAAAGG agagGAGCTTCCCAACATCTATAAGTGTCCATATCAGGGTTGTACGGCCGTCTACCGAGCTCCTGATGGTCTGAAGGTCAGATTGGGTGTGGACAGATTCACAGTAATATTGAAGCTTGTACTTACAGAG AAGCACATCAAAGAGCATCATGAGGAGGTGAGAGAGCGACCCTGCCCTCATCCTGGCTGCAACAAGGTTTTCATGATCGACCGCTACCTGCAGCGACATGTCAAACTCATCCACACAG AGGAGAGAAACTACATTTGTGATCAGTGTGGTCAGACCTTCAAACAGAGGAAACACCTTTCAGTTCACCAGATGAGGCATTCAGGGGCCAAGCCACTCCA GTGTGAGGTATGTGGCTTCCAGTGTCGCCAGCGAGCGTCGCTGAAATACCACATGACCAAACACAAGGCAGAGGCCGACCTGGAGTTTGCATGCCTGATGTGTGGGAAGCGCTTTGAGAAGGCCCACAATTTGAACGTGCACATGTCCATGGTACACCCACTGACTCAGGCCGAGGTGCAAAGAGGcaacagccagcagcagcagccgtaCTCTGACCTGCACACCATCACACTGACTGGAGAGGTCATTCAGCAGGACCAGGATAGATAA
- the znf276 gene encoding zinc finger protein 276 isoform X1: protein MKKKNRRPSRQSSRTQAAVSVSEELKTSGNRERPWKTAPVTAGAFHHDRAATEKTTPLDSSVTTADGTQKQTKSSGRLSTAICRLCHGKFSPRSLRHAFNKWSQDSISIVDDKSDATTQSPLLFHTDFQRLVGVQLNRDPRLSEFVCKKCHDKFYKCHSILIRFLQRVNLPPVGKNNLKVQKNAKSQDSSANHGSTTPPSFTSDPKCLHSLVSWAHHHGEACRSCPDLKEVLEGQCWGSVKAVWSCVDGHRYIMDAQCATTTNQGYTMSFSSEALGSGSCDGVMSDEEEEEEEDEEEQSSENGRAPVKSLSTLSQHSPPAVTAQTQSSALADWTSNTEGHEEEFSPAPALLEDRTADSDLSDRVISENEYEESRKGVLSDDELFEPYSDKRPRRVTLSSKRRQSLKAPEEPKVKKKPGPKPGWKNKFKPKGEELPNIYKCPYQGCTAVYRAPDGLKVRLGVDRFTVILKLVLTEKHIKEHHEEVRERPCPHPGCNKVFMIDRYLQRHVKLIHTEERNYICDQCGQTFKQRKHLSVHQMRHSGAKPLQCEVCGFQCRQRASLKYHMTKHKAEADLEFACLMCGKRFEKAHNLNVHMSMVHPLTQAEVQRGNSQQQQPYSDLHTITLTGEVIQQDQDR, encoded by the exons atgaagaagaaaaacagacgTCCTTCACGGCAGAGCAGCAGGACACAAGCAGCAGTGAGTGTCAGTGAGGAGTTGAAGACATctggaaacagagagagacctTGGAAGACTGCCCCTGTTACCGCAGGGGCTTTCCACCATGATCGTGCTGCAACAGAGAAGACTACTCCCTTAGACTCGAGTGTGACAACTGCTGAtggcacacagaaacaaacaaaatcttcAG GCAGACTATCCACCGCTATCTGTCGCCTCTGTCATGGGAAGTTCTCCCCGCGCAGCCTGCGGCACGCTTTCAATAAGTGGTCTCAGGATTCAATCAGTATTGTTGATGACAAGTCAGATGCCACGACCCAGTCACCCCTCTTATTCCATACAGACTTTCAGCGACTGGTTGGAGTCCAGTTGAACCGGGACCCCCGGTTATCAGAGTTTGTCTGTAAAAAATGCCATGACAAGTTCTATAAGTGCCACAGCATCCTGATCAGGTTTTTGCAAAGAGTCAACCTCCCGCCAGTTGGAAAAAACAACCTCAAAGTCCA gaaGAATGCAAAGAGTCAAGATTCATCAGCAAATCATGGCTcaacaa cACCACCATCTTTTACCTCAGACCCTAAGTGCCTCCATAGCCTGGTGTCCTGGGCTCATCACCATGGAGAGGCCTGCCGCTCCTGCCCAGACCTGAAGGAGGTACTGGAGGGCCAGTGCTGGGGCTCTGTCAAAGCTGTGTGGAGCTGTGTTGACGGTCACAGATACATCATGGATGCTCAGTGCGCCACCACTACCAACCAAGGGTACACAATGAGCTTTAGTAGTGAAGCATTAGGGAGTGGCAGCTGTGATGGAGTGATgtcagatgaggaggaggaggaggaggaagatgaagaagagcAGTCCAGTGAGAATGGAAGGGCCCCAGTTAAAAGTTTAAGCACTCTGAGTCAACACAGTCCACCTGCAGTCACAGCACAGACTCAGAGCTCAGCACTGGCAGACTGGACCAGCAACACTGAAG GTCACGAGGAAGAGTTTTCTCCTGCTCCTGCCCTGCTGGAGGACAGAACAGCTGACAGTGATCTGTCTGACAG GGTCATCTCTGAGAACGAATACGAGGAGAGTAGAAAAGGAGTGTTATCAGATGATGAGTTGTTTGAACCATACTCCGACAAGAG ACCCCGCAGAGTGACCCTCTCCAGTAAGAGAAGACAAAGTCTAAAGGCACCAGAGGAGCCCAAAGTCAAAAAAAAACCTGGACCCAAACCTGGTTGGAAGAACAAGTTCAAACCTAAAGG agagGAGCTTCCCAACATCTATAAGTGTCCATATCAGGGTTGTACGGCCGTCTACCGAGCTCCTGATGGTCTGAAGGTCAGATTGGGTGTGGACAGATTCACAGTAATATTGAAGCTTGTACTTACAGAG AAGCACATCAAAGAGCATCATGAGGAGGTGAGAGAGCGACCCTGCCCTCATCCTGGCTGCAACAAGGTTTTCATGATCGACCGCTACCTGCAGCGACATGTCAAACTCATCCACACAG AGGAGAGAAACTACATTTGTGATCAGTGTGGTCAGACCTTCAAACAGAGGAAACACCTTTCAGTTCACCAGATGAGGCATTCAGGGGCCAAGCCACTCCA GTGTGAGGTATGTGGCTTCCAGTGTCGCCAGCGAGCGTCGCTGAAATACCACATGACCAAACACAAGGCAGAGGCCGACCTGGAGTTTGCATGCCTGATGTGTGGGAAGCGCTTTGAGAAGGCCCACAATTTGAACGTGCACATGTCCATGGTACACCCACTGACTCAGGCCGAGGTGCAAAGAGGcaacagccagcagcagcagccgtaCTCTGACCTGCACACCATCACACTGACTGGAGAGGTCATTCAGCAGGACCAGGATAGATAA